From one Trifolium pratense cultivar HEN17-A07 linkage group LG1, ARS_RC_1.1, whole genome shotgun sequence genomic stretch:
- the LOC123902848 gene encoding probable serine/threonine-protein kinase kinX → MATAAQKHLHELLKEDQEPFLLTNYITEKRINLLKRPSTNNTIQLKKQKPTTTVNLCKNACFFSFQNTPDIKKSPLFEFSSPTKTTFQIPAKTASLLLEAALKIQNNKKPHYKNKSFGVFGSLLKKLTQRNRNKKSESSTIEGNNNVSVKDILRWDSSIGKRDRKCYNEIRVCSCEVGFTCSSCNCNGRHSSSGVWSESNEDKSLDTETSSSGNSCDEVDEFVINKKKQNEDCVCFDHRGFLCESPFRFVLERSVSSSSGHRTPEFSSPADSPSRHQTEDKEVDGVNKFQSAKDEEEKEQCSPVSVLDPPFQDYDDDDDDCHENDDEEDDYDLECSYANVQRTKQQLLDRLRRFEQLAELDPLELEKRMQEENECETFFEDDDEDESDAPCEEKALREIVNEILYNSSVHDRWQNQEVLKRLVYDLIKEEENELNCSQDMNNVMKKVCKKMELWKEVESNTIDMMIEEDFTREEIGWKKHNEETKELAREVELSIFSFLVDEFSEELVC, encoded by the exons ATGGCAACAGCAGCTCAGAAGCACTTACATGAACTACTCAAAGAAGATCAAGAACCATTCCTTCTAACCAACTACATTACAGAAAAACGTATTAATTTACTAAAAAGACCTTCCACAAACAACACCATacaattgaagaaacaaaaacCAACAACAACAGTTAATCTCTGCAAAAATGCTTGTTTTTTCTCATTCCAAAACACACCAGATATAAAAAAATCACCACTTTttgaattctcttcaccaaCAAAAACCACTTTTCAAATTCCTGCTAAAACGGCGTCGCTTTTACTCGAAGCAGCTCTCAAAATTCAGAATAATAAGAAACCCCATTACAAAAACAAATCTTTTGGGGTTTTTGGTTCGTTGTTAAAGAAACTAACACAACGAAACAGAAACAAAAAGAGTGAATCATCAACAATTGAAGGTAATAACAATGTTTCTGTTAAGGATATTTTGAGATGGGATTCTTCTATTGGAAAAAGAGATAGAAAATGTTACAATGAAATCAGAGTGTGTTCCTGTGAAGTGGGGTTTACATGTTCTTCTTGCAATTGCAATGGAAGACATAGTAGTAGTGGTGTTTGGTCTGAGAGTAATGAAGATAAATCGTTGGATACGGAAACTTCGAGTAGTGGAAATTCTTGTGATGAGGTTGATGAGTTTGTGATTAATAAGAAGAAACAGAATGAAGATTGTGTTTGTTTTGATCATCGTGGGTTTTTGTGTGAAAGTCCTTTTCGTTTTGTTCTTGAAAGGAGTGTTTCTTCTTCCTCTGGCCACCGTACGCCGGAGTTTTCTTCGCCGGCGGATTCACCTAGTCGTCACCAAACAGAG GACAAAGAAGTTGACGGTGTGAACAAATTCCAATCAGCTAAAGATGAGGAAGAGAAGGAACAGTGTAGTCCAGTATCTGTTTTAGATCCACCCTTTCAggattatgatgatgatgatgatgattgccATGAAAACGATGATGAAGAGGATGATTATGATTTGGAGTGTAGCTACGCCAATGTACAAA GAACCAAGCAACAACTATTAGATAGACTTCGTAGATTCGAGCAACTTGCAGAATTAGATCCATTAGAACTCGAGAAAAGAATGCAAGAAGAAAACGAGTGCGAAACATTTTTCGAAGACGACGATGAAGATGAAAGCGATGCACCATGTGAAGAAAAGGCTCTAAGAGAAATAGTCAATGAAATCCTCTACAATTCAAGTGTTCATGATAGATGGCAAAACCAAGAAGTTCTTAAGAGACTTGTTTATGATCTCATTAAGGAAGAAGAGAATGAACTTAATTGTTCACAAGATATGAACAATGTAATGAAAAAGGTATGCAAGAAGATGGAATTGTGGAAAGAAGTGGAATCTAACACTATTGATATGATGATAGAAGAGGATTTTACTAGAGAGGAAATTGGGTGGAAGAAACATAATGAGGAGACAAAAGAGCTAGCTAGAGAGGTTGAGCTTTCTATCTTTAGCTTTTTAGTTGATGAATTTTCAGAGGAATTGGTATGTTAA